The proteins below are encoded in one region of Bacillus vallismortis:
- a CDS encoding TVP38/TMEM64 family protein: protein MLKKILGIIVILTVIAVGFFQKEAWLDAIKAGGMFSVLFSMLLIAADVFFPIVPFALVAALNGAVFGMANGIWITLSGSMLGTIMLFFLARYSLRDWARKKVQAYPAIQSYEASFNKNAFAAVLLGRLIPVIPSLVMNVICGLSQVRWHVFFFASLIGKIPNIVVVTIAGANFASNKLLSFSIYGAYILIIMLIVYKKFPHLLNVQKK from the coding sequence ATGTTAAAAAAGATACTGGGTATCATCGTCATTTTGACGGTCATTGCAGTCGGTTTTTTTCAGAAAGAGGCTTGGCTTGATGCGATCAAAGCAGGAGGGATGTTTTCTGTTTTATTCAGTATGCTGCTGATTGCTGCCGATGTCTTTTTCCCTATTGTGCCGTTTGCTTTGGTAGCCGCTTTAAATGGAGCTGTGTTCGGAATGGCAAATGGAATCTGGATTACACTGAGCGGCTCAATGCTTGGTACAATCATGCTGTTTTTTCTCGCCAGGTACAGCCTTAGAGATTGGGCCAGAAAAAAAGTTCAGGCCTATCCTGCCATCCAAAGCTACGAGGCTTCTTTCAACAAGAATGCTTTTGCCGCTGTTTTATTAGGAAGGCTCATCCCGGTTATTCCTTCCCTTGTTATGAACGTGATATGCGGGCTGAGTCAGGTTCGCTGGCATGTTTTTTTCTTCGCGTCTCTCATAGGAAAAATCCCGAATATTGTCGTTGTTACCATTGCAGGTGCCAATTTCGCGAGCAATAAATTGCTGTCTTTCAGCATTTACGGAGCCTACATTCTCATCATCATGCTGATCGTTTATAAAAAGTTTCCTCACCTGCTGAACGTGCAAAAAAAATAA
- a CDS encoding SGNH/GDSL hydrolase family protein, whose product MKHFFILFLLLFVTAGCEGEGYEDVVAFGDSNTRGSNWDYRDYPKAQQWVNMLKTAERGKLDIRNAGIGGQTTEDARLRFQADVLDQKPKYVFIMFGTNDAAILTEGKPRVSKLRFRENLVYFIEESREHGIKPILMTCIPIIEGNGKHHLFYYSRYKAAVFEPKGGARKWHNSYNDITRDVSKRMDVPLVDNWKHFVEADGGKATDEALIQSGLIDPSGNHMTPKGARIVYEGIQDGQVLKY is encoded by the coding sequence ATGAAACATTTTTTTATCCTTTTCCTTCTACTGTTCGTTACAGCTGGATGCGAGGGGGAGGGATACGAAGACGTTGTAGCATTTGGTGACAGCAATACGCGAGGCTCTAATTGGGACTATCGCGATTATCCAAAAGCACAGCAGTGGGTCAATATGTTAAAAACGGCTGAACGCGGAAAGCTTGATATACGCAACGCGGGAATTGGCGGACAGACGACTGAGGATGCCCGACTGCGGTTTCAGGCAGATGTGCTGGATCAAAAACCGAAGTATGTGTTCATTATGTTCGGCACAAATGACGCCGCGATACTGACTGAGGGAAAACCGAGGGTATCGAAGCTGCGTTTTAGAGAAAATCTGGTTTATTTTATTGAAGAAAGCAGAGAGCACGGGATCAAGCCAATCCTAATGACATGTATCCCAATTATTGAAGGGAACGGAAAGCACCATTTGTTTTACTATTCGAGATATAAAGCAGCTGTATTTGAACCGAAAGGCGGGGCTAGAAAATGGCACAACTCATACAACGATATAACAAGGGATGTGTCGAAGCGCATGGATGTCCCTCTTGTAGACAACTGGAAGCATTTTGTAGAAGCAGATGGCGGAAAAGCAACGGATGAAGCGCTTATCCAATCGGGCCTGATAGATCCTTCAGGCAATCATATGACACCTAAAGGAGCAAGGATTGTATATGAAGGAATACAAGATGGGCAGGTTTTGAAGTACTGA
- a CDS encoding sporulation histidine kinase inhibitor Sda, whose amino-acid sequence MRKLSDELLIESYFKATEMNLNRDFIELIENEIKRRSLGHIISVSS is encoded by the coding sequence ATGAGAAAACTGTCTGATGAATTACTAATAGAATCTTATTTCAAAGCCACTGAAATGAATTTAAACCGTGACTTTATCGAGTTAATTGAAAACGAAATAAAAAGAAGATCGCTCGGACATATTATTTCCGTATCTTCTTAA